The Echinicola rosea genome has a segment encoding these proteins:
- the dnaN gene encoding DNA polymerase III subunit beta has protein sequence MKFIVSSSALLKQLSGINGVVTTNPVVPILENFLFEIKEGKLTITASDLQTSMMTEIDVEAKEDGNIAVPARILIETLKNLPEQPVTFSIDHDTYSIEISSDNGRYKLAGENATDFPKIPSVSNATAVDMSTDVLSSAINNTIFATSNDELRPAMTGVYVNLSNTNTTFVATDGHRLIRYRRVDIAAPEAASIIVPRKALNLLKSTLPSENVPVTVEFNSSNAYFKFGNIQMICRLVDERYPDYENVIPVDNENNMTIDRVEFLSSLRRIAIYANKTTHQVRLKLTGSELQISAEDLDFSNEANERLSCEHDGEDIEIGFNAKFLVEMLNNISSKQVTLKFSAPNRAGLIVPSDKDENEDILMLVMPVMLNNYV, from the coding sequence ATGAAATTTATTGTTTCTTCTTCAGCTCTTTTGAAGCAACTTTCGGGAATCAATGGAGTGGTGACCACTAATCCGGTAGTGCCGATACTTGAGAATTTCCTTTTTGAAATAAAAGAAGGGAAATTGACCATTACGGCATCCGATCTTCAGACTTCCATGATGACAGAAATAGATGTGGAGGCTAAAGAAGATGGGAATATAGCGGTGCCGGCCAGGATTCTTATCGAAACCTTGAAAAATTTGCCAGAACAACCGGTGACATTTAGCATTGATCATGATACCTATAGCATAGAGATCAGCTCAGACAATGGCCGCTACAAGTTGGCTGGGGAGAATGCGACTGATTTTCCAAAGATCCCTTCTGTAAGCAATGCCACAGCAGTAGATATGTCCACGGATGTGTTGAGCAGTGCAATCAATAACACGATTTTTGCAACCAGCAATGATGAGCTCAGGCCAGCAATGACAGGGGTTTATGTGAATTTGAGCAATACCAATACGACTTTTGTCGCTACAGACGGACATCGATTGATCCGTTATCGCAGGGTGGATATCGCGGCTCCTGAAGCAGCTAGTATTATCGTACCCAGAAAGGCGCTTAATTTGCTGAAATCTACACTGCCTTCTGAAAACGTGCCGGTAACGGTAGAATTCAATTCATCCAATGCGTATTTTAAATTTGGAAATATCCAGATGATATGCCGCTTGGTGGACGAGCGTTACCCTGATTATGAGAATGTCATTCCTGTGGACAATGAAAACAACATGACCATCGATCGGGTGGAGTTTTTGAGTTCATTAAGAAGAATCGCGATTTATGCCAATAAAACAACCCATCAGGTGAGGCTGAAATTGACAGGAAGTGAATTGCAAATTTCGGCTGAAGACCTTGATTTCTCCAACGAGGCGAATGAAAGACTCTCTTGCGAGCATGATGGTGAGGATATTGAGATTGGTTTCAATGCAAAATTTTTGGTAGAGATGCTGAACAATATAAGCTCCAAGCAAGTGACCCTGAAATTTAGTGCGCCAAACCGTGCAGGTCTTATCGTTCCGAGCGATAAAGATGAGAACGAAGACATCCTAATGCTTGTGATGCCCGTGATGCTGAACAATTACGTATAA
- the gldG gene encoding gliding motility-associated ABC transporter substrate-binding protein GldG, producing MDHFLDYRHHLIDSEKMKQQSVDIRLKKRKRLIVGIVLLGVLWGILFLLSEFTRFRIDLTEEKRYSLHPSTKAVLEAIEEPLEVDILLSGKLPGGMRRFQQNIEATLETFNAYSAAPITFRYFDPLGIKSKEERDEYIIYLSEFGINPTNLFATENGAQTSRLIFPGVIIRNTTHETGGLLLKGNRGMSPDQILNLSVENLEYELVNMIRKLTRKEKRAVAMITNHGELQDDQGFGIVEALSEDYEVYKVPLQQAKSVKDLLSFDVVIVAGPRDAYSEREIYLLDQYLMRGGKLLMGIDPLAVDLEKAGGEGTVAVGFETGLDRMLFNYGVRINKDLVQDMNFGYYPVVAGEFGNQSQIVPLPWPFYVVANRMSDHVIVKGFDQVMFRMVSSLDTVKATGVNKTPLIFSGQYSRKMQQPVRVAFEDMSQEPDISLFDQSNLPLAYLLEGTFSSVFENRFLPKAFEDDPDFREKSSDGALIVTGDGDWLQGLKDPSSGDPLPLGVNPDSEANFANRELLQNMLKYLVDPNGIMATRSKDLKIRPLDKKRVQAEKSTWQFINVALPVGLILVIGLVKVYLRRRKYAKRR from the coding sequence ATGGATCATTTCCTTGATTATCGTCACCACCTTATTGATTCGGAAAAGATGAAGCAGCAGTCCGTTGATATTCGTCTGAAAAAGAGAAAGCGATTGATTGTGGGGATCGTTTTGTTGGGAGTGTTGTGGGGAATCCTCTTTTTGTTGAGTGAATTTACACGTTTTAGAATTGACTTGACCGAAGAAAAGCGATATTCGTTACATCCTTCTACCAAGGCGGTTTTAGAGGCGATCGAAGAACCATTGGAAGTAGATATTTTGCTTTCCGGAAAGCTGCCGGGGGGTATGAGAAGGTTTCAGCAGAACATAGAAGCTACGCTCGAGACGTTTAATGCCTACAGTGCAGCTCCTATCACGTTCAGGTATTTTGACCCTTTGGGGATCAAAAGCAAAGAGGAACGAGATGAATACATCATTTACCTTTCAGAGTTTGGGATTAACCCTACCAACCTATTTGCCACAGAAAACGGAGCACAAACGTCACGACTTATTTTCCCGGGAGTGATCATTAGGAATACCACCCATGAAACCGGTGGGCTACTTCTAAAGGGGAACAGGGGCATGTCACCGGATCAGATTCTCAACTTGTCCGTTGAAAACCTGGAATATGAGCTGGTTAACATGATTCGCAAATTGACCAGAAAGGAAAAGCGTGCAGTGGCCATGATTACTAATCACGGGGAACTGCAAGATGATCAGGGCTTTGGGATAGTGGAGGCACTTTCTGAGGATTATGAAGTGTATAAAGTGCCACTTCAGCAGGCCAAGTCAGTGAAGGATCTTTTGAGTTTTGATGTGGTAATTGTGGCGGGTCCCAGGGATGCTTATTCGGAACGGGAAATATACCTTTTGGACCAATATTTAATGCGTGGTGGCAAGCTGTTGATGGGAATTGATCCGCTTGCAGTGGACTTGGAGAAGGCAGGAGGAGAAGGAACCGTGGCGGTGGGCTTCGAAACAGGGCTGGATCGGATGTTGTTCAATTATGGTGTACGCATAAATAAAGACCTGGTCCAGGACATGAATTTTGGTTATTATCCAGTGGTAGCGGGTGAATTTGGTAACCAATCACAAATTGTCCCACTTCCTTGGCCATTTTATGTTGTGGCCAATAGGATGAGTGATCATGTGATCGTCAAAGGCTTTGATCAGGTGATGTTCAGGATGGTCAGTTCACTGGATACGGTGAAGGCTACTGGAGTGAACAAAACGCCGTTGATTTTTAGCGGTCAATACAGCAGGAAGATGCAACAGCCCGTCCGGGTGGCGTTTGAGGATATGTCTCAGGAGCCGGACATTTCCCTTTTTGACCAAAGTAACCTTCCCTTGGCGTACTTGCTCGAAGGAACATTTTCTTCTGTTTTCGAGAACCGTTTTTTGCCGAAGGCCTTTGAGGATGATCCGGATTTTAGGGAAAAGTCTTCTGATGGTGCCCTTATCGTGACGGGAGATGGTGACTGGCTTCAGGGACTCAAGGATCCCTCTTCCGGTGATCCACTTCCGCTAGGTGTGAATCCTGACTCAGAGGCTAATTTCGCCAATCGCGAGTTGCTGCAAAACATGCTCAAATATTTGGTGGATCCAAATGGCATCATGGCCACAAGAAGCAAGGACCTTAAAATTCGTCCACTTGATAAAAAGCGTGTCCAGGCCGAAAAAAGTACCTGGCAATTCATTAATGTAGCGCTTCCTGTAGGCTTGATCCTTGTTATTGGTTTGGTAAAGGTTTATTTGCGCAGGCGCAAATATGCTAAGCGGAGGTAG
- the gldF gene encoding gliding motility-associated ABC transporter permease subunit GldF — translation MISLVYKEFNAFFNHLTGYLIISVFLVALGLLVWVFPETSVLTYGFADLEALFVYTPYVFVFMVPAITMRMISEEKKSGTWELLMTAPLKPHQIVISKYIAAVVVITLAVLPTWLYYFSIYQLGAPVGNIDTAGFLGSFLGMLLIGAVFAAIGLFSSALTDNQITAFVIGAFLSFVLYFGFTALADILSTSSLVLLVEDLSLGYHYESMSRGVIASGDVYYFLGWIISLIIVTTLLIRKR, via the coding sequence ATGATCAGTTTAGTATATAAAGAATTCAACGCTTTTTTTAATCACCTCACGGGCTATTTGATTATTTCTGTATTCCTAGTTGCTTTGGGGCTGTTGGTATGGGTGTTTCCAGAAACGAGTGTGTTAACGTATGGGTTTGCAGATTTGGAGGCCTTGTTCGTGTACACTCCCTATGTGTTTGTTTTTATGGTTCCTGCTATCACCATGCGGATGATCTCAGAGGAAAAGAAAAGCGGTACCTGGGAATTGCTGATGACTGCTCCACTGAAGCCCCACCAAATTGTAATCTCCAAATACATAGCCGCTGTTGTGGTGATCACATTGGCAGTATTGCCTACTTGGTTGTATTATTTCAGTATTTATCAGCTAGGGGCACCAGTAGGCAATATCGACACTGCGGGATTTTTGGGGTCTTTTTTGGGGATGCTGCTAATAGGTGCTGTCTTTGCGGCGATAGGACTGTTCAGTTCGGCATTGACCGATAATCAGATCACGGCTTTTGTGATCGGGGCATTTTTGAGCTTTGTGCTTTACTTTGGTTTTACTGCATTAGCAGATATACTGTCCACAAGTAGTTTGGTTCTGCTAGTGGAAGACCTTAGCTTGGGCTATCATTATGAGAGCATGAGCCGTGGCGTGATCGCCAGCGGTGATGTGTATTACTTTTTGGGATGGATCATTTCCTTGATTATCGTCACCACCTTATTGATTCGGAAAAGATGA
- the gldA gene encoding gliding motility-associated ABC transporter ATP-binding subunit GldA, producing the protein MSLEVKELSKYYGQQKALDKVNFIAEKGQVLGFLGPNGAGKSTAMKIAAGFLLPDVGDVWVNGVSVVDRPREASKMIGYLPEHNPLYLEMYVREFLAFMAGLYQVQGPEANSRIDGVIDACGLGDEQHKKIGALSKGYRQRVGLAKALVHDPEVIILDEPTSGLDPNQLVYIRKLIKSISKEKTLILSTHVMQEVEALCEKVVIIDQGQVVAQDLLANMTSSEAETVLYLETQEKLKEEWFAAMQGLDKLRVLGEGYFQLKAKDASILRKEIMELVSEKSLSLLSLRQEERNLESIFRQLTSTKNDQFSI; encoded by the coding sequence ATGTCTTTGGAAGTAAAGGAGCTAAGTAAATATTATGGGCAACAGAAAGCCTTGGACAAGGTGAACTTTATCGCTGAGAAAGGCCAGGTATTGGGCTTTTTGGGCCCGAATGGAGCCGGAAAGTCCACTGCTATGAAAATTGCCGCAGGCTTCCTTCTTCCTGATGTAGGAGATGTATGGGTAAATGGAGTTTCGGTCGTTGACCGTCCCCGCGAGGCAAGCAAGATGATTGGCTACTTGCCCGAGCACAATCCCTTGTACTTGGAAATGTATGTAAGGGAATTTTTGGCTTTTATGGCAGGGCTTTACCAAGTCCAAGGCCCAGAAGCCAACTCCCGAATTGATGGAGTGATAGATGCCTGTGGGCTTGGTGACGAGCAGCACAAAAAAATAGGTGCACTATCCAAGGGATACCGACAGCGGGTAGGCCTGGCCAAAGCCTTGGTGCACGATCCGGAGGTTATCATCTTGGATGAACCTACTTCAGGCCTGGACCCAAACCAGCTGGTGTATATCCGTAAGCTGATCAAGTCAATCAGTAAGGAAAAGACCCTTATTCTCAGTACCCATGTGATGCAGGAAGTGGAGGCACTGTGTGAGAAAGTAGTCATCATCGATCAAGGCCAGGTAGTGGCCCAAGACTTATTGGCGAATATGACGTCAAGCGAAGCAGAGACGGTGCTGTACCTTGAAACACAAGAAAAGCTAAAGGAAGAGTGGTTTGCCGCGATGCAGGGGCTGGATAAATTACGCGTTTTGGGTGAGGGGTATTTCCAGCTGAAGGCAAAAGATGCATCTATATTAAGAAAGGAGATCATGGAGCTGGTCAGTGAAAAATCCCTTTCCTTGCTTAGCCTCCGCCAAGAAGAGCGAAACCTGGAGTCCATATTTCGTCAGTTAACCAGCACCAAAAATGATCAGTTTAGTATATAA
- a CDS encoding amidohydrolase → MIKKHLLPVFLFFGGTVCAQSSLHQEIDDQAAFIEHKVIEWRRDIHENPELGNQETRTAQLIATHLRSLGVEVEENIAVTGVVGLLKGGHPGPTVAIRADMDALPVTERNDLPFKSTKKTIYNDQEVGVMHACGHDTHVAILMGVAEVLSSIKDDLQGTVKFIFQPAEEGVFEEGVTSWGAKQMVEEGVMQGVDAVFGLHINSQTEVGNIKYRSGPAMAAVDNLKLTVNGRQAHGAYPWSSVDPIVTSSQIINALQTIISRNVNITENPAIVTIGSIHGGVRQNIIPEKVEMLGTIRTYGTSQQALIHQRITEIATKTGEAAGARVDVKIDKIYPATINDPELTEKMVNTLKHVAGDEHVIYHDPITGAEDFSYFQQEAPGLFIFLGGMPKGADPTKVAAHHTPDFFIDESGLLLGVRALSYLTIDYMQMQ, encoded by the coding sequence ATGATAAAAAAGCATTTACTTCCCGTTTTCCTCTTTTTTGGAGGCACCGTCTGCGCCCAATCCTCCCTTCACCAAGAAATCGATGACCAAGCTGCCTTCATCGAACATAAAGTGATCGAATGGCGGCGTGACATCCACGAAAACCCAGAACTTGGCAATCAGGAGACGAGAACAGCGCAGCTCATCGCCACACATCTCCGTTCATTGGGAGTCGAAGTGGAAGAGAACATTGCCGTCACGGGAGTTGTGGGCTTATTAAAAGGAGGCCATCCAGGGCCGACCGTGGCCATCCGAGCAGATATGGATGCCCTTCCAGTTACAGAACGTAACGACCTCCCTTTCAAATCCACCAAAAAAACCATCTACAATGACCAGGAAGTAGGGGTGATGCATGCTTGTGGCCACGACACCCATGTAGCCATTTTGATGGGCGTAGCCGAAGTGCTGTCCTCCATCAAAGACGATCTCCAAGGTACCGTAAAGTTTATCTTCCAACCTGCCGAAGAGGGAGTTTTTGAAGAGGGGGTCACCTCTTGGGGAGCCAAACAGATGGTCGAAGAAGGCGTGATGCAGGGCGTAGATGCTGTTTTTGGCCTGCATATCAATTCCCAAACTGAAGTGGGCAATATCAAATACCGCTCTGGACCAGCCATGGCGGCAGTGGACAACCTCAAACTTACCGTTAATGGACGCCAGGCCCACGGAGCATACCCTTGGTCTTCTGTAGATCCTATCGTCACCTCCTCCCAAATCATCAATGCACTTCAGACAATCATCAGCCGAAACGTCAACATCACCGAAAATCCTGCTATTGTCACCATCGGAAGTATCCATGGTGGTGTGAGACAAAATATCATTCCGGAAAAAGTCGAGATGTTGGGCACCATCAGAACATATGGGACATCACAGCAAGCACTCATCCATCAGCGGATCACTGAAATCGCCACCAAGACAGGTGAAGCTGCAGGCGCCAGGGTAGATGTAAAAATAGATAAGATCTATCCGGCGACGATTAACGACCCTGAGCTTACCGAAAAGATGGTAAACACCTTAAAGCATGTGGCCGGAGACGAGCATGTCATCTATCACGACCCTATCACGGGAGCAGAAGATTTTAGCTATTTCCAGCAGGAAGCCCCAGGCCTTTTCATTTTCTTGGGCGGTATGCCAAAAGGTGCCGACCCCACCAAAGTGGCCGCCCACCACACGCCTGATTTCTTCATCGACGAATCTGGATTACTACTTGGAGTCCGCGCCCTTAGCTACCTGACCATAGACTATATGCAAATGCAGTGA
- a CDS encoding FAD-binding oxidoreductase produces MANYRLKIQDITPVTHDVNRYKLEKPRGYQFTPGQATEVSLLKAGWEAEKRPFTFTNLPSDDHLEFMIKSYSDHEGVTKRLANLSAGDEVEIGDPWGTISFQGEGVFIAGGAGITPFVSILRSLRKKNKVGKSVLIFANKTNEDIILYEELKAILGHKFINIISNQKDTAYDRGLIDKAYLKSKITDFEGQNFYVCGPPGFMKVVNGSLKELGADPSTLVFEQ; encoded by the coding sequence ATGGCAAATTACAGACTCAAAATACAGGATATCACACCGGTGACCCATGATGTCAATCGGTATAAATTAGAAAAGCCCCGTGGTTATCAGTTTACACCTGGTCAAGCCACTGAGGTAAGTTTGCTTAAAGCAGGGTGGGAAGCTGAAAAGCGACCTTTTACGTTTACTAATTTACCATCTGATGATCATTTGGAATTTATGATCAAATCCTACAGCGACCATGAGGGGGTGACCAAGAGACTGGCAAACCTAAGTGCTGGCGATGAAGTGGAGATTGGGGATCCTTGGGGTACCATTTCCTTTCAGGGAGAAGGAGTTTTTATTGCCGGAGGAGCAGGGATTACGCCTTTTGTATCCATCCTAAGGAGCTTGCGCAAAAAGAACAAGGTAGGAAAAAGTGTCCTTATTTTTGCCAATAAAACCAACGAAGATATCATTCTTTATGAAGAGCTGAAAGCAATACTTGGCCATAAATTTATCAATATCATATCCAATCAAAAGGATACAGCATACGATAGAGGGCTTATTGACAAGGCGTATTTGAAATCCAAGATTACCGATTTCGAAGGCCAAAATTTTTATGTTTGTGGCCCTCCAGGATTTATGAAAGTGGTCAATGGCTCACTCAAGGAGCTTGGAGCGGATCCTTCTACCTTGGTTTTTGAGCAATAG
- a CDS encoding purine-nucleoside phosphorylase — protein MKKADSSATYLDQVNAAVGYISEGQNTIPTVGIILGTGLGQLIDNIQVHKAISYRDIPHFPVSTVETHAGELIFGQLNGVSVVAMKGRFHYYEGYSMKEVTFPVRVMRQLGIKKLIVSNAAGGLDPEFEVGDVMLINDHIDLFPENPLRGKNLDDFGVRFPDMSEPYDQKILKTALEVATDEGIRIHQGVYAGVQGPNLETKAEYRYLRTIGADAVGMSTVPEVIVARQMDLPVFAMSAITDLCSPGKVKKISIQEVIAAAAIAEPKMTSIIASLIGKME, from the coding sequence ATGAAAAAAGCAGATTCCAGTGCCACCTACCTCGATCAGGTTAACGCCGCTGTAGGATATATTTCTGAAGGGCAAAATACCATTCCTACGGTCGGAATCATACTGGGTACGGGTTTGGGGCAGCTCATTGATAACATTCAAGTACATAAGGCCATTTCATATAGGGATATTCCCCACTTTCCTGTTTCGACGGTGGAGACACATGCTGGAGAGCTGATTTTTGGCCAGCTCAATGGGGTGAGTGTCGTCGCGATGAAGGGACGTTTTCATTATTACGAAGGGTATTCGATGAAAGAAGTGACCTTCCCGGTCAGGGTGATGAGACAGTTGGGGATAAAGAAGCTGATTGTTTCCAATGCTGCCGGAGGATTGGATCCAGAGTTTGAAGTAGGCGATGTAATGCTGATCAATGATCATATCGACCTGTTTCCGGAAAATCCATTGCGGGGCAAAAATCTCGATGATTTTGGTGTGCGGTTTCCGGATATGAGCGAACCGTATGACCAGAAAATCCTGAAAACAGCGCTGGAAGTTGCAACGGATGAAGGGATAAGGATCCATCAGGGAGTATATGCAGGCGTGCAAGGTCCTAATCTGGAAACAAAGGCCGAATACCGCTACCTTCGCACCATTGGTGCAGATGCGGTAGGGATGAGCACGGTTCCTGAGGTGATTGTAGCACGGCAAATGGACTTGCCTGTTTTTGCGATGTCTGCTATAACGGATTTGTGCTCGCCGGGCAAGGTGAAAAAGATATCCATCCAAGAGGTCATAGCAGCGGCGGCCATTGCGGAACCCAAAATGACCAGCATCATCGCTTCTCTGATAGGTAAAATGGAGTAG
- a CDS encoding NADPH-dependent FMN reductase, with protein sequence MIKIIVGTNRKNAVSKTLASQYQEILKEKGVESSIIDLRELPDDFVFSALYENNGQNQAYNTLHEDVKSGSKFVFIVPEYNGSFPGILKSFIDGMTYPNTFRGKKCAMVGLSSGIGGGGIALSHLTDIFHYLGMHVLANKPKLAKIEENMSNNLLTNKFYIDLLKTQAAMLIDF encoded by the coding sequence ATGATAAAAATAATCGTTGGGACCAATAGAAAAAACGCGGTATCCAAGACCCTCGCTTCCCAGTATCAGGAAATTTTAAAAGAAAAGGGAGTCGAATCAAGTATCATTGACCTCAGAGAGCTTCCGGATGATTTTGTGTTTTCGGCCCTCTATGAAAACAACGGTCAAAATCAAGCCTACAACACCCTTCATGAAGATGTGAAATCAGGCAGCAAATTTGTATTTATCGTCCCTGAGTATAACGGATCATTTCCTGGAATCCTAAAGTCGTTCATAGACGGGATGACTTATCCCAATACCTTTAGGGGTAAAAAGTGTGCCATGGTAGGCCTGTCCTCCGGAATAGGCGGCGGTGGCATCGCACTGAGCCACCTTACCGACATATTCCACTACTTGGGCATGCACGTTCTGGCAAATAAACCAAAACTTGCAAAAATTGAGGAAAATATGTCTAATAACTTGCTCACCAACAAGTTTTACATAGACCTTTTGAAAACCCAAGCAGCGATGTTGATTGACTTTTAG
- the ftsZ gene encoding cell division protein FtsZ, whose product MRDYKFDIPKNHKSIIKVIGVGGGGSNAVNHMFGQGIKDVEFVVVNTDAQALKSSPVPLKLQIGANLTEGLGAGANPEKGKNAALESKEEIRELLADNTKMVFITAGMGGGTGTGAAPVLAKIAKDMDILTVGIVTAPFIFEGRKKTGAAQKGIEELRANCDTVLVILNDKLREVYGNLPIRAAFGKADNVLTTAAKSIAEIITVHQDVNVDFEDVKTVMKDAGAAVMGSATEEMEGRAIKAAEKAIASPLLNNVDIKGAQKILLSIMSGEEEELSMDELSEITEYIQDRAGDDAEVIFGQGIDPDLKKSIRVTVIATGFQAGELAKGTYGETAQPQQEENTKKVIDLDSGKTTKVEEDNNPSTGQTFTFTIQQPTPANKHQQEGQQSTSPANQQPQVDTEDKHVQEEDGEFEFVPANPQKKVTPLYDDEPEQPKAQQPQESNSPSPGGYANEYYEQIKQKAMQRAHERFERLKNLRAVNQTPEEFKEKLDTPAYLRKNVKLQDVQHSSETNISKFNLNDDNEILGNNRFLHDNVD is encoded by the coding sequence ATGAGAGATTACAAATTTGATATTCCTAAAAACCACAAATCTATCATTAAAGTGATAGGTGTGGGAGGAGGTGGTTCCAATGCAGTGAACCACATGTTTGGACAAGGAATAAAAGACGTGGAGTTTGTGGTGGTCAATACAGACGCCCAGGCACTGAAAAGTAGCCCGGTACCACTGAAGCTTCAGATTGGCGCAAACCTGACCGAAGGGCTCGGGGCAGGTGCCAATCCTGAAAAAGGGAAAAATGCTGCCCTTGAGAGCAAGGAAGAAATCCGGGAGTTATTGGCAGATAATACGAAGATGGTCTTCATCACCGCCGGAATGGGCGGAGGTACGGGTACCGGTGCCGCGCCGGTTTTGGCAAAGATCGCCAAGGATATGGATATCCTTACCGTGGGGATCGTGACCGCTCCATTTATTTTTGAAGGCCGTAAGAAAACCGGTGCCGCTCAGAAAGGGATCGAAGAACTAAGGGCCAATTGTGACACGGTTTTGGTCATTTTGAACGACAAGCTGCGGGAAGTATATGGCAACCTGCCTATCCGTGCTGCTTTTGGAAAAGCCGATAATGTGCTGACCACTGCTGCCAAATCCATCGCAGAGATCATCACTGTTCATCAGGATGTAAACGTCGATTTTGAGGATGTGAAGACTGTGATGAAAGATGCTGGTGCTGCCGTGATGGGCTCTGCTACCGAAGAGATGGAAGGCCGTGCCATCAAGGCTGCCGAGAAAGCTATCGCTTCGCCGTTGCTGAACAATGTGGACATTAAAGGCGCTCAGAAAATCCTCTTGTCCATTATGTCCGGTGAGGAAGAGGAGCTTTCCATGGATGAATTGAGCGAAATCACGGAATACATCCAAGATAGGGCAGGTGATGATGCAGAGGTGATCTTCGGCCAAGGTATCGATCCTGATTTGAAAAAATCCATTCGCGTGACAGTGATTGCGACAGGGTTTCAGGCGGGAGAGCTTGCCAAAGGTACCTATGGAGAAACCGCTCAGCCACAGCAAGAGGAAAATACCAAAAAGGTGATCGACCTGGATTCTGGAAAGACTACTAAAGTGGAAGAGGATAATAACCCTTCCACAGGACAAACGTTTACGTTCACCATTCAGCAACCTACTCCTGCCAATAAACATCAGCAGGAAGGGCAGCAATCCACAAGCCCTGCCAACCAGCAGCCGCAAGTGGATACAGAAGACAAACATGTCCAAGAAGAAGATGGGGAGTTTGAATTTGTACCTGCCAATCCGCAGAAGAAGGTGACGCCTCTTTATGATGATGAGCCGGAGCAGCCTAAAGCGCAGCAGCCACAGGAAAGCAACAGCCCGTCACCGGGAGGATATGCCAATGAATATTATGAGCAAATCAAGCAAAAGGCCATGCAAAGAGCCCATGAGCGATTCGAGCGGCTGAAAAATCTCAGAGCGGTAAACCAAACCCCTGAAGAATTTAAAGAAAAGCTCGATACGCCAGCTTATTTAAGGAAAAATGTAAAACTCCAGGATGTGCAGCATAGCTCAGAAACCAATATCTCTAAGTTCAACTTAAATGATGACAATGAGATTCTGGGCAATAACCGGTTTTTACATGATAATGTTGATTAA